From Chloracidobacterium thermophilum B:
GAACGCAGGGTCAGGCTTTGACTTTCTCAAGGAAGTGCTTGCGGAACTTGGCCACCTTGGGGGCAACGACCGCCACGCAATACGGCTGGTATGGATGGCGGGCAAAGTAGTTCTGGTGATAATCCTCAGCCGGGTAAAAGTTCCGCAGCGGCTCGATTTCGGTCACAATCGGCGCGTCGAAAATCCGTTTGTCCGTCAACTCCGCCACTACCTGGCGCGCCGTCTCATGTTGCGCGGGCGTAAGGTAATAGATGCCTGAACGGTACTGGGTGCCCACATCCGCACCCTGCCGGTTCAACGTTGTCGGGTCGTGGATGACGAAAAAGACATCCAGCAGGTCGCGGTACGACACCTCGTTCGGATCGAAGGTGATTTCAACGGCTTCGGCATAGCCTGTCGTCCCGGAACAGACCTGCTGGTAGGTGGGGTTGGGCGTGTGTCCGTTGGCATAGCCGGAAACGACCTTTTCCACACCGCGCATGCCGAGATACACGGCTTCCAGACACCAAAAGCAGCCGCCGGCAAGCACGGCGACTTCACGGGATGCAGTCATGCGGATAGCTCCTCTGCCTTGACATCGCCCGGCGTACGGACTTCGGCCGGTTCAAGGTGAATTGTGATGTGGGCCAGACCGTACATCTGCCGAATCTGGGTTTCCAAAAGGTCACTGGTGGCGTGGGCGCGGCGCAAGTCGTCATGCCGGAAAACCAGGGTGAGTTCCGCAAAGCCATAGGCGCCGCGTCCGCGGGACCGGACGTGGCGGACCTCCACGACATCCGGGTGCTGGCGTGCCAGCGCGATGAGCCGCTCATCCTCCACAGCCGCCGTATCCATCAGTTCGTTGATGGCCGTCACCAGCACGTGATACGCGCCCCAGCCCACGGCAGCGACAACGGCCAGCGACACCACGGGGTCGAGCCACGTCCACCCAAACCACATGCCGACCAACCCCACCAGCACGCCCACGGTGACATACACATCGCTCAGCGTGTGCTGGGCATCGGCCAGCAGAAAAGGACTGCCGAGTTGCTGCCCGGCGCGCCGTTCGTACCAGACGACCAGCAGGTTGACGGCCAGCGTACCGAGCATGACGGCAAAGGTCAGCGGCGTCAGCGCCAGCGATACGGTCGCCCCGGCCCAGAGCCGCAGCACGGCTTCGCGTCCGATTTCGTAGGCCACCACACCCATCACGGCCGACACGACGAAAGCGCCGATGGGTTCGAGCTTGGCGTGGCCGTAAGGGTGTTCGCGGTCCGGCGGTTTGGCAGCCGCCCGGATGAGCCAGATGCCGACGAGATTGTTGGCCGCGTCAGTCAGCGAGTGAACGGCATCGCTCAGCACGGCCAGCGAGCCGGCCCACCATCCAGCCAGCGCCTTGGCCACGACGACGGCCAGATTGGCCACGAGCAATCGCCGGAGTACACGCCGGACGGTA
This genomic window contains:
- a CDS encoding cation diffusion facilitator family transporter codes for the protein MSATDAPAPTTSATVRRVLRRLLVANLAVVVAKALAGWWAGSLAVLSDAVHSLTDAANNLVGIWLIRAAAKPPDREHPYGHAKLEPIGAFVVSAVMGVVAYEIGREAVLRLWAGATVSLALTPLTFAVMLGTLAVNLLVVWYERRAGQQLGSPFLLADAQHTLSDVYVTVGVLVGLVGMWFGWTWLDPVVSLAVVAAVGWGAYHVLVTAINELMDTAAVEDERLIALARQHPDVVEVRHVRSRGRGAYGFAELTLVFRHDDLRRAHATSDLLETQIRQMYGLAHITIHLEPAEVRTPGDVKAEELSA
- the msrA gene encoding peptide-methionine (S)-S-oxide reductase MsrA; the encoded protein is MTASREVAVLAGGCFWCLEAVYLGMRGVEKVVSGYANGHTPNPTYQQVCSGTTGYAEAVEITFDPNEVSYRDLLDVFFVIHDPTTLNRQGADVGTQYRSGIYYLTPAQHETARQVVAELTDKRIFDAPIVTEIEPLRNFYPAEDYHQNYFARHPYQPYCVAVVAPKVAKFRKHFLEKVKA